The following nucleotide sequence is from Nitrospirota bacterium.
TGGGCGGTGGGCTGGCCGGGCTTGCCGCGGGATACGCCCTGACCCGGGCGGCAAGAAAAGCCGTCCTCTTCGAGGCGGCACCGGCCGTGGGGGGCCTTTCCCGGACCCTGAGCTCCGGACCGTTCCTCTACGACATCGGCGGGCACCGCTTCTTCACCAGGGACAGGGAGGTGGACAGCCTCGTCCAGGACCTCATGGACGGCGAGCTGGCCCCGGTGCAGAGAAAGAGCAAGATTTACATGCGGGGGAAGTTCTTCGACTATCCCCTCAGGCCCGCCAACGCCCTTTTTGGCCTGGGCCCCTTCATGGTGATGCGCATCCTGGCCGATTACGGCCTGGAGAAGGTGCGGGGGCTCTTCGCCCGGCGGCCGGATGTGTCCCTGGAGGACTGGGTGGTGCGCAACTTCGGGCGCACCATGTTCACCATCTATTTCAAGGAGTACAGCGAGAAGGTCTGGGGCATCGACTGCAGCCGCATCAGCCAGGGCTGGGTGGAAAAGCGCATCTCCGGCCTCTCCCTGTCCACGGCGCTCAGAAACGCGTTCTTCAAGTTCGCCGGACGGGAGCCCCCCACCCTGGTGGACACCTTCCTCTATCCCCGGCACGGCATAGGCCGGATTGCCGAGCGCTTCCGCGAGGAGATAGAGAAGGAAAACAGGGTCTTCACGGACACCGCCGTCGTCCGCCTGAGGCACGAGGACCTGAGCGTGCGGAGCCTCGATATCCACAACTGCCGGAAGACCTTCACCGTGCAGGGGGACTCCTATGTCTCCACCATGCCGCTTCCCGCCCTGGTTCGGATGATGGAGCCCGCCCCGCCCCCGCGGGTGATGGAGGCCGCCCACAGCCTGGGCTTCCGCGACCTCGTGCTCGTGGCCGTAAAGGTCGACAGGGAGAACGTCACCGACCAGACCTGGGTTTATATCCCCGAGAGGAAAATCCCCTTCGGGAGGCTCCATGAGCCCAAGGTGTGGAGCCGCTCGATGGCGCCGGAGGGGCAGACCCTGGTGGTCGTGGAGTATTTCTGCTTCGAAGGGGACGCCACGTGGAGCACCCCGGACGGGGCCCTCTCGGAGACGACTGTTCGGGGGCTTGCGGACCTGGGCTTTCTGAGGCCGGAGGAAGTGCTGGGCACCGATGTCGTCCGGGTCCCCAAGGCCTACCCCCTTTTCGAGGTGGGCTACGAGGAGCACTGCGGCGTCATTTACGAATACCTCGAGCGGTTCCGCAACCTTCACCTTGCCGGCAGGTCCGGGACCTTCCAGTACCAGAACATGGACCATGCCATAAGCTCCGGCACGGCAGCGGCCCGGAGCGTGCTCCTCGCGGAGGCCCGGCGGCGATGAAGTGCGCCCTGGTGGTGCCCGCCTGGACGCCGGAGGAGATTTTCTCGGCTAAGACGGCCGGCTCGCAGGTCAACTACTGGCAGCCCCTGGGCACGCTGTACGTGGCCGCAAGCCTCAGGGAGGCGGGGCATGAGGTCATATTCCTGAACGGGGCGTTTCTGGGCCACGAAGAAATCATGGGGGAGCTCCGCGCCTTCGCCCCCGAGGCCGTGGGCCTGTACTCCACCACCTTCGGCTGGGACAAGGCGCGCCACGCCGCCCGGTCCATAAAGGCCCTCTTGCCGGGCGTCTTCGTCTTCGTGGGGGGACCCTATCCCATCGCGGCCCGGGGAGGCTGCCTGGAGGATGAGCCGGGCTTTATCGACGCCGTGGTCACCGGCGAGGGGGAGGAGACCTCTGTGGAGATGCTCGAGCGCCTGGGCGCGGGGCGGAGCCTCCAGGGGGTGCGGGGAGTGGCCTTCCGCGACGGCGGCACTGTCGTGGACAACGCCCCCCGGGAGCTCATGGACGACCTCGATGCCCTCCCGTTCCCGGCCCGGGACCTCCTGGGAGACGCCGCCCGGTACGTGCCCCCGCCGGCAACCTACCGACGGAAGCCCGTGGCCGTGATGATAACCTCCCGGGGGTGTAACCGCCGCTGCCTGTACTGCTTTCAGATAGACAGGCACCGCACGAAGGGCATCCGCTACCGGAGCGTGCAGAACGTGATGGCCGAGGTGGAGCTCTGCCTGGAGCAGGGCTACCGGGAGATAAAGTTCATAGACGACACCCTGGCCGCGGACTACGGCCGCGCCATGGACATCGCCGGGGAGATAAAGCGCCGCGGGCTGGACTTCACCTGGTTTGCCTCGGCGTGCGTCAATCAGGTGGACGCCCCCCTGCTCAGGGCCTTCAAGGACGCCGGCTGCTGGGCCATACTCTTTGGCGCCGAAAGCGGTGTCCAGAAGAACCTCAACGCCATCAGGAAGGGCATCACCCTGGAGCAGACCCGCCGAGCGGTCAGGGCCGCCAAGGATGCGGGCCTCATGGTGCTGACCCCGTTTCTCTTCGGCATCCCGGGGGAGACGTACGAGGAGGGCCTGCGCACCATCGAGTTCGCCATGGAGCTTGACCCCGACGTGGCGAACTTCCACGCCATCACCCCGTTCCCCGGTACCGAGCTTTACGAGAACATCGAGCAGTACGGCTCCATGTCCGGGGACCTGCGGGACTTCACCTACCAGGGAATCGCCTTCACGCCCCACACGATGAGCAGGGAGCAGGTGGCCCAGCTCAGGCAGATTGCCTTCCGGCGGTTTTACTCCCGCCCCCGGTACCTCGCGCGGAGACTTCTGGGCGTGCGGTCCCTGGGAGAGCTTCGGGCGGGGTTGAGCGGCGCACGCAGCCTCTTCTGGCTCTGGGCCAGGAAGGGCCTCTTCCGAAGGGAAGGCCCGCCCTCACAAGAAGCGCCCGGCCCGCGCCCCCCGCATCGTTCCCCCCGCGAAGCCAAGCCCTGGTCCCGGTCCGCCTGACGGGCCCGGCCACTTTCTTTTCTGTGTTCTATGAAGACCCAAGGGCCTTTTCCCACTACCGCGAGAGCCACGGTTCAGCTTGAAAGGTAGCCCGTTCGGTGATACAACTTTAGCAGAGGGAAAGACCGCCCGCTGAAGATGCTGCCTTGTGAGGGGCGGCGGCTCACCACATTACAGAGAGGAGAATGGGCATGAAATACCTGGTAATAGGTTCCGGAGGACCCGGGTTTGCCTCTCCGGAAGAAGCGGTCAGTACGCTTGAAGAAATAGTGCTTCCAAGTTTTGAACAACTCATCGGGCTTGAAAAGGAGAAGAAGATTCTTGCCGGGGGACTCCCCGTGGGAGACAGGTCGTTTGTGTTCATAGCGGAAGCGTCTTCGAACGAAGAACTGGACCGGATGCTCCGGAATCTCCCCATGTGGGGGTCTTTGGATTGGGAAGTCACCCCCCTTCAGACGTTTGCGGGAAGAGCCGAACAGGAACGGGACATAAGCAAGAAACTGAAAAAGTGACGGCCGGGCCGTCCGTGCAGGGGAGCCTTCCGGGAGAGGGGTTTCTGGAAAAGTTCGGGAAACATTGTTTCCGGGGAAGGCACAGGATGGAGGCTGCCTTTGGGACTCCCGTGCCCTGTGGGGATGCTTTATTCGCAGCTTCTTCCTGAAGTGAATACATTCTGATAGTGCAAGATCATTGCAGGTTATAAGTGATATTCATCAATAGAAGAAGGACTTGCAAATTATGTGGTGAAGAAAGCAATAGTGGGGAGGTTGTACGGAAAGAACACTGGTTCCCGGGATAAGTCTCTGCAGCGACTCCCTGAACGATTAGAGGCAATGGCAAGATCTCTGTCAATGGGTTAAAATGAAGAATACCACGGTAGTATTCGTGGCCTTTTCCAACAAAAGAGATTGCGTCGTCTCGACTGTGGGGAAAAGAGGCGCTTATGAAGCAACGGAGAAGCTGGCAAGAGGTAGCGGGCATAGACGCCCTCAATTATCCGGTGCCCGCTCATGCCAATACCATATGGTATTCACTCGGAGGGATAACGCTCTGCAGCCTCATAATCGCCTTTCTCTCCGGTGCCGTCCTTACCCAGTTCTACAATCCCACGCCTGCCGCCGCTCATGACAGTGTCCGCTTTATGTCCGAAGCCCCACTAGTGGGACTCGTACGGGGCATCCATTACTGGAGCGCCAATATCGGATTTGGCTTGCTGATCATCCACGTGCTGCGGGTCATCTTTACCGGTGCATACCGGGCACCGAGAACGGTGAACTACCTGGTCGGTGTTCTCCTGTTTTCCACCGTCTTCATGCTGTATTTCTCGGGGACCGTGTTGCGGTGGGACCAGGAGGCGTACGAAGCCCTCGAGCACTTCCTTGAAACGATGAAATTACTGGGGCCCCTCGGCTCCTTCTTCTCCGAGGAGTTCACACTGTCGACGTCGTTGCTGGCCCGAATGTACGGCCTGCATGTGGGCATCCTTTCGGGCGCGTTCATAATTCTGGCGGTCGTGCATCTGGCGTATGTGAAACATTTCGGCATATCACCGAAACCCGGCCAGACCCCCGAAGAATACGAAAAAAGCAAGGCATCGGGACATACGTTCCTCCTGCACATGAGAAAGCTCACTGGTTACGGTCTGATACTGTTTGCAGTCGTTGTGGGACTGTCCTATTTCTTGACGCCGGGTCTCCTGAACGCACCCGTGCCGGGCGTGGAATCTACAAAACCGCCCTGGCCATTCTGGTACTTTTATCCTCTTGAAGGGATCATGGGAATTTCGGGTCTTCTCCTCGGATCTCTTGCCGTCGTGCTCGCGCTCCTGGTGATCCCGTCTCTCGGTCTGATAATCAGCTCGGAGAGGAAACGTATTCTCGTCGGCAGGATCATCGCCGGAGCGGGGCTCGTGATCTGGCTCACGCTTCTTGTAATTACCTATTTCTTGCCGGTAATGAAACATTTTTAGAGAACAGTCGAGGTGCGCCATGAACAATGAGAAAATATTCAGAAACATGTTAATTATTGTTGCCGTATCCATCCTGACCCTGGGCCCGCTTTCCGCAGCCTTCGGACACGGGAAGGGAGTGAGGATAACGCCGGAGGCCACGTCGGTGTCCGCAGGATCGCAACTCAAGGTTAAGGTTAATGGACTGACGGGGACGAAGGAGGCGACATTTGCTCTGACAGGCATAGACAGGCAGTATGACCTTGGCACATTTTCGATATCAAAGGATGATTTCGATCGGGTCCTTCAGATCCCCGGGGGGCTTTCGACCGGTAGTTACCGGCTAACCGTGAAGGGAGGCGGCAAGAGTGCGACAGCGGTTATTTCCGTGACGGCCCTACCGGTGCAAGAGGGCCTTCAGGA
It contains:
- a CDS encoding muconolactone Delta-isomerase family protein, which encodes MKYLVIGSGGPGFASPEEAVSTLEEIVLPSFEQLIGLEKEKKILAGGLPVGDRSFVFIAEASSNEELDRMLRNLPMWGSLDWEVTPLQTFAGRAEQERDISKKLKK
- a CDS encoding cytochrome b N-terminal domain-containing protein, yielding MKQRRSWQEVAGIDALNYPVPAHANTIWYSLGGITLCSLIIAFLSGAVLTQFYNPTPAAAHDSVRFMSEAPLVGLVRGIHYWSANIGFGLLIIHVLRVIFTGAYRAPRTVNYLVGVLLFSTVFMLYFSGTVLRWDQEAYEALEHFLETMKLLGPLGSFFSEEFTLSTSLLARMYGLHVGILSGAFIILAVVHLAYVKHFGISPKPGQTPEEYEKSKASGHTFLLHMRKLTGYGLILFAVVVGLSYFLTPGLLNAPVPGVESTKPPWPFWYFYPLEGIMGISGLLLGSLAVVLALLVIPSLGLIISSERKRILVGRIIAGAGLVIWLTLLVITYFLPVMKHF
- a CDS encoding radical SAM protein, with the protein product MKCALVVPAWTPEEIFSAKTAGSQVNYWQPLGTLYVAASLREAGHEVIFLNGAFLGHEEIMGELRAFAPEAVGLYSTTFGWDKARHAARSIKALLPGVFVFVGGPYPIAARGGCLEDEPGFIDAVVTGEGEETSVEMLERLGAGRSLQGVRGVAFRDGGTVVDNAPRELMDDLDALPFPARDLLGDAARYVPPPATYRRKPVAVMITSRGCNRRCLYCFQIDRHRTKGIRYRSVQNVMAEVELCLEQGYREIKFIDDTLAADYGRAMDIAGEIKRRGLDFTWFASACVNQVDAPLLRAFKDAGCWAILFGAESGVQKNLNAIRKGITLEQTRRAVRAAKDAGLMVLTPFLFGIPGETYEEGLRTIEFAMELDPDVANFHAITPFPGTELYENIEQYGSMSGDLRDFTYQGIAFTPHTMSREQVAQLRQIAFRRFYSRPRYLARRLLGVRSLGELRAGLSGARSLFWLWARKGLFRREGPPSQEAPGPRPPHRSPREAKPWSRSA
- a CDS encoding FAD-dependent oxidoreductase, which translates into the protein MTNGSPALETVCYSPRDGQGASVVLGGGLAGLAAGYALTRAARKAVLFEAAPAVGGLSRTLSSGPFLYDIGGHRFFTRDREVDSLVQDLMDGELAPVQRKSKIYMRGKFFDYPLRPANALFGLGPFMVMRILADYGLEKVRGLFARRPDVSLEDWVVRNFGRTMFTIYFKEYSEKVWGIDCSRISQGWVEKRISGLSLSTALRNAFFKFAGREPPTLVDTFLYPRHGIGRIAERFREEIEKENRVFTDTAVVRLRHEDLSVRSLDIHNCRKTFTVQGDSYVSTMPLPALVRMMEPAPPPRVMEAAHSLGFRDLVLVAVKVDRENVTDQTWVYIPERKIPFGRLHEPKVWSRSMAPEGQTLVVVEYFCFEGDATWSTPDGALSETTVRGLADLGFLRPEEVLGTDVVRVPKAYPLFEVGYEEHCGVIYEYLERFRNLHLAGRSGTFQYQNMDHAISSGTAAARSVLLAEARRR